In Sporosarcina psychrophila, a genomic segment contains:
- a CDS encoding helix-turn-helix domain-containing protein, giving the protein MAFEYLAAYKTFESVADMDKSVEDHIAANYFDLTESERAIVFKLASRSLMYPGGSHLKAETFADQVGISTKTVYRSIKKLAELGIIEKVPGTKLNGIKGASIYKILPLDDNVPSEVSQRATVDEVNNDLISPPQSEIH; this is encoded by the coding sequence ATGGCATTTGAATATTTAGCAGCATACAAAACATTTGAATCAGTAGCAGATATGGATAAGAGTGTGGAGGACCACATTGCAGCAAATTACTTTGACTTAACAGAATCAGAACGTGCCATCGTTTTCAAACTCGCTTCACGTTCATTAATGTATCCAGGGGGTTCACATTTAAAAGCTGAAACTTTTGCGGATCAAGTTGGAATTTCTACCAAGACCGTGTACCGTAGCATTAAAAAGTTGGCAGAACTAGGCATCATCGAAAAAGTACCTGGTACAAAGTTAAACGGAATCAAAGGTGCTAGCATCTATAAAATTTTACCTTTAGACGATAATGTCCCATCGGAAGTGTCTCAACGAGCGACAGTCGATGAAGTCAATAACGACTTGATTAGCCCTCCACAATCTGAGATTCACTAG
- a CDS encoding DNA-directed RNA polymerase subunit alpha C-terminal domain-containing protein produces MLELSVRLTKILKKNDIHTLEDLITKDTFELEGTGPVFRKELEEVINEIKLEVNK; encoded by the coding sequence ATGTTGGAATTAAGTGTTCGATTGACTAAGATACTTAAAAAGAATGACATTCACACGCTAGAAGACCTTATTACCAAAGACACCTTTGAACTGGAAGGAACGGGTCCAGTATTTAGAAAAGAATTAGAGGAAGTAATTAACGAGATTAAATTAGAAGTTAATAAATGA